From one Acinonyx jubatus isolate Ajub_Pintada_27869175 chromosome B1, VMU_Ajub_asm_v1.0, whole genome shotgun sequence genomic stretch:
- the BLOC1S4 gene encoding biogenesis of lysosome-related organelles complex 1 subunit 4, giving the protein MEGLPADRGLPPEGPAAEEAELQGAVWSGDSGNVSQSHSSASGPWEDEGPESGAPGRDLPLLRRAAAGYAACLLPGAGARPEVEALDASLEDLLTRVDEFVGMLDMLRGDSSHVVSEGVPRIYAKATEMRQVYSKIDRLEAFVAMIGASVARMEEQVARAEAELGAFPSAFRKLLHTITVPSFFSKAPSGRPQQSGYEPPVLFRTEDHFPCCSEGPQI; this is encoded by the coding sequence ATGGAGGGGCTTCCAGCCGACCGTGGGCTGCCGCCCGAGGGGCCGGCGGCAGAGGAGGCCGAGCTGCAGGGAGCTGTCTGGAGCGGGGACAGCGGCAACGTGTCCCAGAGCCACAGCAGCGCCTCGGGGCCGTGGGAGGATGAGGGCCCAGAGTCGGGCGCGCCGGGCCGCGACCTGCCGCTGCTGCGCCGCGCCGCCGCGGGCTACGCCGCCTGCCTGCTGCCCGGAGCCGGGGCGCGGCCCGAGGTCGAGGCCCTGGACGCCAGCCTGGAGGACCTGCTCACCAGAGTGGACGAGTTCGTGGGCATGCTGGACATGCTGCGCGGGGACTCCTCCCACGTCGTCAGCGAGGGCGTGCCTCGCATCTACGCGAAGGCCACCGAGATGCGGCAGGTCTACAGCAAGATCGACCGACTCGAGGCCTTCGTGGCGATGATCGGCGCCAGCGTGGCCAGGATGGAGGAGCAGGTCGCCAGGGCGGAGGCCGAGCTGGGCGCTTTCCCCAGCGCGTTCAGGAAACTGCTGCACACGATTACCGTGCCCTCCTTCTTCAGCAAGGCGCCCTCCGGCCGGCCCCAGCAGAGCGGCTACGAACCCCCGGTCCTGTTTCGGACCGAGGACCACTTTCCCTGTTGCAGCGAGGGACCTCAGATCTGA
- the LOC106982714 gene encoding MORF4 family-associated protein 1, with protein MRPLDVVELAEPEEVEVLEPEEDFEQFLLPVINEMREDIAALTREHGRAYMRNRSKLWEMDNMLIQIKTQVEASEESALNHLQNPDDGVEGRGTKRCEKAEEKAKEIAKMAEMLVELVRRIERSESS; from the coding sequence ATGCGACCCTTGGACGTCGTCGAGCTGGCAGAGCCGGAGGAGGTGGAGGTGCTGGAGCCCGAGGAGGATTTCGAGCAGTTCCTGCTGCCCGTCATCAACGAGATGCGGGAGGACATCGCGGCGCTGACCCGGGAGCACGGCCGGGCGTACATGCGGAACCGGAGCAAGCTGTGGGAGATGGACAATATGCTCATCCAAATCAAAACGCAGGTGGAGGCCTCGGAGGAGAGCGCCCTGAACCATCTTCAGAATCCCGACGATGGAGTCGAGGGCAGAGGGACCAAACGGTGCGAGAAGGCGGAGGAGAAGGCCAAGGAGATCGCGAAGATGGCAGAGATGTTGGTGGAGCTGGTCCGGCGGATAGAGAGAAGCGAATCGTCGTGA